acagctagtaagtgttttaaaatatttttggtagctGTATTCTAATACAACtgtcttcctttgtaatcctatgtattttgttttgtgcattttaaaatattattctgagaagggtctataggcttcaccagactgcctgaAGAGtctaggacacacacacacacacacacacacagagctaaaaACCCTTGCCTTAAAGAGTTCCATTTCAGTCTTGTTCCTGGGGAACAACAGAAGACAAACCGTCCTTACCCCTGCCCAGCAAATAGGTGAGGAATTTGGGGGCAGAATGTCACATACATTGTCAGATGGACTTACTCTGCctgttgtttttgcttaactgtttttctttgttacaaggcagGGTTCACTTTTGGGAACCTATGTCCAAGAAtgaccaataattttttaaaggatcattaaaacatttttagataggaaaaaaaaccccaaaacatccagcctgccccctcctctccatcccttcttGGTTACACCTATTTTCAAGGGGCAACATGACATAGCAGATAGGACCAGAAAGATCTACCTTTGAATCCCAGCTCAGACttttaactagctgtatgatcctgggcaagtcacttaacctctctatgagtcagtttccttttctgtaaaatgagtgggtaagactcagtgatctctaaggtcctctccatctcaaaatctatgatactatgattccTTGATTTACAAATGAGGCTTCTCTTAAATGATTAAGCAGCAACTAATCCTTATgctcatgaaagaaaaaaaatcaaaatcaaacatgCCTCCAGCACAAACAAGTAACTTCTATAAATGAAGGTTAGAGGGGAGAGAAGTAAATCCCGTGGAGGCTGGAGGCAGGAGCCAACAACAGCAGGGCTTCAAGTACTGGCTCAGTCATTTACCGATGGTCCACTACTTTAACCTTACATACACTGTGTGgcttggggcaaatcacttccctctcTGGACTTTgatttcctccactataaaatgagggggattggaGACCCCTCCAGCTCTAGATTCTAGGATCTTATGAACCCAGATAGTAAACCTAGTGCCATAGGTTCTGAGAAGGGAGGGTTCAGTGGGGCTGAGGCTGGGGGCAGAAGACTTCCTTGAGAAGATGGCTTTTGAGCTGGGCCTTACAGGATGGGTAGAATTGGCATGGGCAGAGGGTAGGGTGGCATTATAGGCTGCAATGGGCCTTGGTGGAAAGGGGTACCctcctccttgaggacagggactgtcttttgcctctgcgtatcctcagcccttagcatgatgcctgacacatagcaggcaccaattgattgattgattgagggagAAGGCCTATCTAGAGCTGGAGGGTCTCTGCCAGCAGAGAAGGATGTAAAGCTAGATTGAGTAGGGGCATTTGGATGGGAGGAAAGAGCCCCGAGGCCAGGAGACCAATCTAGGGCTGTTACAGATAGTCAAGGTGAGATTCAAGGAGGGTCTGGATGAGGGTGATCCCAGTGGGAGTCGAGAGGAAGGGTCAGATATAAAGAcattaagaaataaagcaagcagCTGTGCTGCATAGAGCCCTAGATCTGGGgccagaagtcctgggttcaaatctaggctctgctgtttactagctgtgtgactttgatcaCATAACTCAGCTTCccctgggcttctgtttcttcatcttttaaaaaaatatataaatcttGAAAAGCTAAATAAATAGGAATTATTGTGTAAGTTATTAATAGAACTCACAGAACTTGGAATAGTCTTACAATAGAATCCATTGCTCCTGGAAGAGTGGATGGGTGTGGGATTTGAGGAAAGAATTTTGTCCCAAATTCCAGGCCCTACTCCCATTTCCCACCCTCCTTAAACTGGCAGTAATGCATGTGCCCACACAGAAGGGTCACCTCAAGGCTAAGGTTCTTTACAGACTGTACCCTTGGTCTGGCTTGAGGTTCCAAAGAGATTGTCTTCTCATGGGCAAAAGATGGCATCGAGGTGGCacggtgctggacttggagttaggaacacctgagttcaaatctggcctcactcacTTACTTatttagctgtgggaccctgtgcaaatcactttacctctctcagctccagtttccttatctgtaaaatgggaatatgatAGCATCTAcatcacaaggctgttgtgaaggtCGATGAGTTCACAtatacaaaatactttgcaaacctcaaagcattatGAAAatgctcattattattattgttaattattatttttaaagggctTACATTGCTTTGGACCCCAGGGGCAAGagaggaagctccttgagggggtGCCTCAAGGGTGGTCCTAGGAAAGTGACGGGTGCAGAAGGAGTGGCCCACAGCCTCCTGATCAGCCTCTCCCTCTGTCAGTGGCtgtggggagacagagacagaggcccTCCCCTCACTTCATGTCTTTTCTGTCCATAGATCATCGCCTGTGGGATCACAGTCATTGTGCTGTCCAGATACCTTTCCCTCACCTCCCTGGTATAGTAGCCCCTGGAAACCCAGACTGGGATGGGAGCGGGGAGCAAGAGGGAAACACGGGACCAGGCTAGGGCAGGACAGGTGAGGGGTGGGTCTAGCTACCCTCGTAGGGTAGGGCAGGAAGTTTGGGGACCATGTCACTGAGAAGAGTTGGGATCCCCCAGAGAATATCAGGGTGTTTGAGTACAAAGAAAATGAGAGTCTAGAGAACAGCCTTCTAGCACTTGTGACCTTGAGGGATCCCCCTCCCCATGTGTACCTGTTGGATTTGATGATGTCTATCCCATTCCCCTTAGCTGACAGTTCTAGTATGTTACGCACATATGTGCAAGTGCCTACATGCATTGCCCTGCCCTGATCATCTCGTGCTCTGAGCCTCCAAATACTGCTCACAGATGGTGGAAGGAAAGATGCCTCAGACTGCAGGTTGTGTGTGTTGGGGAAAGGGCTTTTCTCCGGCTGGTGCCCCCTCCCCACAAATGGACCTTTTCCCTCCAACGATGGACGGTGTTTGTTGCCAGTGTAACCAGCGCCCTCTTCTCCCTTGTCTGTTCCCTTGGCCTCCTGGCATCTATCGCCATCACCTTCGCCAACCAGGGCAGGTCACTGCTTGCCACCTGTTCCTTTGGGAACTCAGAGCTCCTCTCCCTGACGCCGGACTGTCCCTTTGACCCCACCCGAATCTATGTAAGTGACTGCCCATGATGGGACTCCCTGGGACACGTGACTCCCCTGGGGACCCTCTGCCTATCTGGGTAAATGACCATTAAGTTTAGAACTCCCCTTGATTTTCTCTTAGGTCCTATGTCCACCTTATGtgacactccccccccccataggGTCCTCCCTGAGGTGCCGGTCCACATAAATGTTCTCTGAGAGCAGGTTTCCCTGGAGGCCCTTACTGCCTTCTTAGACTTGTATGTAAGTGACCCCTTGAGTCTCGACTCCTGGACTGTCCTTTAAACTCCCCATGCACTTATGGAGGTGACTGTGGTGGGGCAGACTCCTGGCTGGTCCAGTCTCAATTCTCTCTGGCTCTGAGCTcactctgtgtgactttgaggaaCTCATATGCCTTCTTTGGCCCTCGGTAAAATGAGGGAGACCAGAGGGCCTGCAAGGTCCATTAGAGGTCTCTATCTATGATCCCTTCAGCTCTGGGCCTGGGTCCCTCAGGGTCACTCTTCTCACcccattcctcctctcctcccacagagctcCACCCTATGTCTCTGGGCTATCTCCTTGGCCCTTTGTGTGGCTGAAAGTGCCTTTGCTGTCCGGGCAGCCCAGCTCACTCACCAGCTGCTGGAACTGAGGCCctggtgggggaagaggagtcaACATTTGGTAAGAACTCTCCCCACCACCCCTGCACTCCCATGCCCGCCCCTGTGCTagggctgggagtcaggaccCCTTGGCTTCTCTCCAGGAGCTGCCCAGGTGTGTGACCCTCAGCTGTCCAGCTGTGGTCACCCCTCATGCTTGACAGCTGCTTTCTTCCTGTTTATTTCCTTATCCGGCAGGGGGCAGGAGTCATTGTCCCCAGTGAACAAAGGTGAGAAAACCCGAGGCTTACTTAGCTAAGTATAGCATTTAGTTAAGTCACCCAACTAATCCTTAGAATTTAGGTCCCCTGAGGCCCTAGGCCATTACCCAAAAAAGGCAAGCGGCTTTCCTCAGCCAAGAACTCCATCCCCTATTAGCTAATAAAGGGAACTAGCCCTTTCCCATGGGACCTTGCCAGCTGTCTTGGGCCTGAGAGGAGAGAGATCAGCAGACAGAGGAGTGTTCCTAGAATTCTCAATGTTGGGAGAAACCTCAGAAACCATGGAGTTCAAGCCTCTTCTCTTCAGATAAGAAAATAAACTCCAGGCATGGGAGTGACTGCCCAGGTCCCCCTGTCAGTTAAAGATTGGAGTGTgaaagagagaagatgagaaaagagagggtGTGTCTGGTGCTTTGGGGTCCTCAGAAGATGGCCCCTAGAAGGGGCCACACACCTCACAGGCCTCGAGATGAGGATTTTGGTAGTTACCTACTCCagccttccattttacagatgaagaaactgaggcccagaaggattatgacttgtccaagctcgGGTAGGAAGGAAGCATGACAAGGGGGTTGTGAatataggtcctctgactctgggaGAGTTTTCTTCCCAGGGTACCATGTAGTTGTGGTCACCCACTAGAAAGCATCATTTCCGGCCTTTTCCTTTGGCCCCTGAAATCTAATTGGCAAGACTGACACACATCCAGAGAAGGCTGACCAGGAGGGGAATGGAGACTAGAAATAACCCAAGTGAGGAAAGATTACATGACCCCTCAGGTTTCCTCCAGATCTATGAAGTGGAGGTGTGTACACCTGTGTATACCTGAGGAAGACATGGTGGCTCTTTCCAGGCTGGGGAAGGGGTTAGTCTTGTTCTGCgtggccccagagaacagaagtAGGAGCACAGAGGGGCGAGGGTGGGCAGAGTAATGAGGGGAAGCTTAACAATTAGAGGTTGTCTAAAATGAAATGCTTTGCCTTGGGAAGCAGTGGCTTCTCCATCATAGGAAGGCCTCAGTCAGAATCTGGATGACTCCTTGCCGGGGATCTCATAGAGAGTATTTCTGTAGATGCCCTTCCATTTTATGGCCCATTTCCAGATGAGGATTCCTGCTGGGAGGAAGGTTAGGGACAGAGCCCTCAGCCCAGCCCAAGCCTGTTTGCTACTACCTGTCCTCAGCCCCATTCACCCCTATCTAGCTTTGgccatgtgtgcatgtgcgtgtgcatgtgtgtgttcgAGGGCATGCTGCTGGGGGTGGATGGGGGAATATGCAGTGACCAACAATCAGAAAACTTCTTGATCTCCTTCACAGATCACAGAAAGCTCAAACCTTAGTGAGGGCCGAGATCTACTCAGCTGCTCCAGCTTGGAGCCAGTGCCCGTCTGAGAGACGAAGGACTTAGTTCCTGGAGCCCAGGAATCTTGGCCCCCTGTTGACCTGGAAAGGAACCCACCTTCCCCTGGGCAGACCTGTGATCCCCTCTCTTTGAAGAAACCAAGCAGGCATCTGAGAGCCTCCCCATCCCGCCCTGTGCCTGAAGCCTGCCTGCTCCCCAAGGCCACCACTTCCCAGCCCCTGGCCACTCTG
This Trichosurus vulpecula isolate mTriVul1 chromosome 2, mTriVul1.pri, whole genome shotgun sequence DNA region includes the following protein-coding sequences:
- the TMEM54 gene encoding transmembrane protein 54 isoform X2 → MCLQLGGLSCSDYKKILMKTGLVLLVLGHIGFITAALLHGTALRYVTDTHDAVSLQYAVSNILAVTSAILRWTVFVASVTSALFSLVCSLGLLASIAITFANQGRSLLATCSFGNSELLSLTPDCPFDPTRIYSSTLCLWAISLALCVAESAFAVRAAQLTHQLLELRPWWGKRSQHLITESSNLSEGRDLLSCSSLEPVPV
- the TMEM54 gene encoding transmembrane protein 54 isoform X4 — encoded protein: MCLQLGGLSCSDYKKILMKTGLVLLVLGHIGFITAALLHGTALRYVTDTHDAVSLQYAVSNILAVTSAILGRSLLATCSFGNSELLSLTPDCPFDPTRIYSSTLCLWAISLALCVAESAFAVRAAQLTHQLLELRPWWGKRSQHLITESSNLSEGRDLLSCSSLEPVPV
- the TMEM54 gene encoding transmembrane protein 54 isoform X1 — encoded protein: MCLQLGGLSCSDYKKILMKTGLVLLVLGHIGFITAALLHGTALRYVTDTHDAVSLQYAVSNILAVTSAILIIACGITVIVLSRYLSLTSLRWTVFVASVTSALFSLVCSLGLLASIAITFANQGRSLLATCSFGNSELLSLTPDCPFDPTRIYSSTLCLWAISLALCVAESAFAVRAAQLTHQLLELRPWWGKRSQHLITESSNLSEGRDLLSCSSLEPVPV
- the TMEM54 gene encoding transmembrane protein 54 isoform X3, which codes for MCLQLGGLSCSDYKKILMKTGLVLLVLGHIGFITAALLHGTALRYVTDTHDAVSLQYAVSNILAVTSAILIIACGITVIVLSRYLSLTSLGRSLLATCSFGNSELLSLTPDCPFDPTRIYSSTLCLWAISLALCVAESAFAVRAAQLTHQLLELRPWWGKRSQHLITESSNLSEGRDLLSCSSLEPVPV